A stretch of Brachyhypopomus gauderio isolate BG-103 chromosome 3, BGAUD_0.2, whole genome shotgun sequence DNA encodes these proteins:
- the pdap1a gene encoding pdgfa associated protein 1a: MPRGGKKGHKGRGKQFSNPEEIDRQMRAQKELEENGEAERESLSESEEESSSDDEKSQRRNGVEGLIEIENPNRISQKSKKAAEVDVEAPRELSRREREEIEKQKAKERYMKMHLEGKTEQARADLARLAIIKKQREDAAKKRDEMRKEKEAQEAKSKR, encoded by the exons ATGCCCAGAGGAG GTAAAAAGGGCCACAAAGGCCGTGGGAAACAGTTCAGCAATCCCGAGGAAATCGACCGACAGATGCGAGCACAGAAAGAACTG GAAGAAAACGGGGAGGCTGAACGTGAAAGTTTGTCAGAATCGGAAGAGGAAAGTAGCAGTGACGATGAAAAA AGTCAAAGGAGGAATGGTGTGGAAGGATTGATTGAAATTGAGAATCCCAACCGCATTTCCCAGAAGAGCAAAAAGGCTGCTGAAGTAGATGTTGAAGCACCAAGGGAACTCTCACGCAGAGAGAG GGAGGAGATTGAGAAACAGAAGGCTAAGGAACGCTACATGAAGATGCATCTAGAGGGCAAAACGGAACAGGCCAGGGCTGACCTTGCCAGACTGGCTATCATTAAGAAACAGCGAGAAGATGCAGCAAAGAAGAGAGATGAAATGAGAAAAG AAAAAGAAGCCCAGGAGGCCAAGTCCAAACGTTAA
- the cby1 gene encoding protein chibby homolog 1, giving the protein MPLFGNTFSPKKTPPRKSASLSNLHTLDRSTREVELGLEYGAPVMNIGGQSLKFEDGQWITESGGTVSNKEVQKLKKRNLQLEEENNLLKLKIDILLDMLSETTAESHVIQKELEDMKNHYKRKK; this is encoded by the exons ATGCCCCTTTTTGGCAATACTTTCAGCCCCAAGAAGACGCCACCTCGGAAATCAGCATCTCTCTCTAATCTCCATACA TTGGATCGGTCCACCAGGGAGGTAGAGTTAGGTCTGGAGTATGGGGCCCCTGTGATGAATATTGGTGGTCAGAGTTTGAAATTTGAAGATGGGCAATGGATTACAG AATCAGGAGGTACTGTGTCAAACAAAGAGGTACAGAAATTGAAGAAGAGGAATCTACAGTTGGAAGAAGAAAATAATCTTTTAAAGCTTAAGATTGACATTCTCTTAGATATG CTGTCGGAAACCACAGCTGAGTCGCATGTAATTCAAAAGGAATTAGAAGACATGAAGAATCATTACAAACGAAAGAAGTGA
- the zc3h7bb gene encoding zinc finger CCCH domain-containing protein 7B isoform X2, protein MDPERLKRKEEIEKALGFIQSSLPFPDPEGYEAFLTQLVCNLLDEGNTVFRDGDWRQAAMHYSEGVNVARYAQSEALVIPPELLESLYVNRAAAHYHLGEYERGVQDCDSALCVSEGSRRALYRKALCLRELGRLREAYECGTGCLLTAPHDRQVTELAKDLATKLGLKIRKAYVSPQVESTTSRPDSNGETAPSAGETSPNGLESLTDIGSDLSNAQCIPAPLATPIPVSDDPPLPSLSPIVPQESPESPSQGPAGRVQYSVPVSEHMGECVMNKDLDSMLENIPKGSEDSVNPVQGAIPTNLPNTAVGLRTPYPSALPPPSTPTYFSSAVSPLTPLHPFSALGQSESSPGSLEPLIPFGSGVGDGGGRARAGSLGAEGLDSLSEYTLPGRASTSFIPGLRNHSAIHTNGLAATNLSLLSRNPLAATHEFRQACNACYSRIGPRVMDYKYQPEAAHRCKRDVLLCRLKTSDDNTWKRIRPRPARNNFLGAFVLCKEVQERQECQYGENCTFAYCQEEIDVWTQERKGALSRELLFDPLGTNERRALSVTRLLQIHMGMFMFLCEECFDSKPRIISKRSKENLGVCSNLTARHPFDDNKCLVHVVRSANVRYSKIRPLHPLCQFDVCRHEVRYGCQREDSCSFAHSVIELKCWVLQQDTGITHEEMVQESKRHWQRLEQNAQRQKPMHVPHQTTTSSNAVSSAGVGSAGVVGGGGDSIGGGVSGGGSCGRSRGLNLKMKFVCGQCWREGQVNEPDKALKYCTAKAKHSWTKERRVLLVKSFEKKKWVVVRPLPFSRTYPQQYDMCVHVMKQKKCHYIGNCSFAHSLEERDVWTYMKNNSLRDMQQMYELWLSLTNQNRRSDGTLMTPPPDDKQNTMPTDYTESMAGRQLSGSGDL, encoded by the exons ATGGATCCTGAGAGACTGAAGCGAAAGGAGGAGATCGAGAAAGCCCTTGGATTCATTCA GTCATCATTGCCTTTCCCTGACCCTGAGGGTTATGAG GCTTTTTTGACCCAGTTAGTGTGCAATTTGTTGGATGAAGGTAACACTGTGTTTCGCGATGGAGACTGGAGGCAAGCGGCCATGCACTACAGTGAAGGAGTGAACGTAGCCCGCTACGCTCAATCTGAAGCGCTGGTCATCCCTCCAGAACTGCTGGAGAGTCTCTACGTCAACAGGGCAGCCGCACACTACCACCTT GGGGAGTACGAGCGGGGCGTGCAGGACTGCGACAGCGCGCTGTGCGTGTCTGAAGGCAGCCGCAGGGCGCTCTACAGGAAAGCTCTGTGCCTTCGAGAGCTGGGCCGTCTGCGAGAGGCCTACGAGTGTGGAACTGGCTGCCTGCTCACGGCCCCTCAC GACAGACAAGTTACAGAGCTGGCTAAGGACCTTGCTACCAAACTTGGCTTGAAAATCCGCAAAGCATACGTCAGCCCTCAG GTTGAATCTACGACATCTAGGCCAGACAGTAATGGAGAAACTGCTCCATCGGCGGGGGAG acgTCCCCAAATGGTCTCGAGTCTTTAACAGACATCGGCTCAG ACTTGTCCAATGCCCAGTGCATCCCTGCACCTTTGGCAACCCCAATCCCCGTCAGCGACGACCCTCCTCTGCCATCGCTGAGTCCCATAGTGCCCCAAGAGAGCCCAGAGAGCCCCAGCCAGGGGCCAGCGGGACGGGTGCAGTATTCTGTGCCCGTGTCCGAGCACATGGGGGAATGTGTGATGAACAAGGACCTGGACAGCATGCTGGAGAACATTCCTAAAGGATCCGAGGACAGCGTG AACCCTGTTCAGGGAGCCATCCCTACTAACCTCCCCAACACTGCAGTGGGGCTGCGCACCCCATACCCGTCCGCTCTGCCGCCCCCATCCACCCCCACTTACTTCAGCTCCGCCGTCAGCCCCCTCACCCCGCTCCATCCCTTCTCGGCGCTGGGCCAGAGCGAGAGCTCCCCCGGTAGCCTGGAGCCCTTGATCCCTTTCGGCTCTGGGGTGGGAGACGGAGGAGGCAGGGCCCGTGCGGGCTCGCTGGGGGCCGAGGGTCTGGACTCTCTGTCCGAGTACACGCTGCCAG GAAGAGCCTCTACCAGCTTCATCCCTGGGTTGCGAAATCACAGTGCCATTCACACG AACGGCTTGGCGGCCACCAACCTTTCCCTGTTGTCCCGGAACCCACTGGCCGCCACCCACGAGTTTCGGCAGGCCTGCAACGCCTGCTACAGCCGCATAG GTCCTCGCGTCATGGATTACAAGTACCAGCCCGAAGCAGCTCATCGCTGCAAGAGAGACGTGCTCCTCTGTCGCCTCAAAACGTCCGACGACAACACGTGGAAGAGGATCCGGCCGCGTCCTGCCCGCAATAACTTCCTCGGAGCGTTCGTGCTTTGCAAAG AGGTGCAGGAGCGTCAGGAGTGCCAGTACGGGGAGAACTGCACCTTCGCCTACTGCCAGGAGGAGATCGACGTGTGGACCCAGGAGAGGAAGGGAGCTTTGAGCCGAGAGCTCCTCTTCGACCCGCTGGGCACAAACGAGAGGAGGGCCCTCAGCGTCACCCGCCTGCTGCAGATACACATGGGCATGTTCATGTTCCTCTGTGAG GAATGTTTTGACAGCAAGCCTCGGATTATAAGCAAACGCAGCAAAGAGAATCTGGGAGTCTGCTCCAACCTTACTGCCAGACATCCTTTTGATGATAATAA GTGCCTGGTGCACGTGGTCCGCTCGGCTAACGTGCGCTACAGTAAGATTCGGCCCCTGCACCCTCTGTGCCAGTTTGACGTGTGCCGCCATGAGGTGCGCTACGGCTGCCAGAGGGAGGACAGCTGCTCCTTCGCTCACTCCGTCATTGAGCTGAAGTGCTGGGTGCTGCAGCAGGACACGg GTATCACCCATGAGGAGATGGTGCAGGAGTCTAAGAGACACTGGCAGAGACTGGAGCAGAATGCACAGAGACAGAAG CCCATGCATGTGCCTCATCagaccaccaccagcagcaacGCGGTCAGCAGCGCTGGCGTCGGAAGCGCTGGCGTGGTCGGAGGGGGTGGGGACAGCATCGGGGGCGGAGTCTCAGGAGGAGGCagctgtgggcggagccgcggGCTCAACCTGAAGATGAAGTTCGTGTGCGGCCAGTGCTGGCGGGAGGGCCAGGTCAACGAGCCGGACAAAGCTCTGAAATATTGCACTGCCAAAGCCAAACACAG CTGGACAAAAGAACGCCGGGTGCTGTTGGTGAAGTCGTTTGAGAAGAAAAAGTGGGTCGTAGTACGGCCTTTGCCTTTCTCTCGGACATACCCCCAGCAGTATGAC atgtgtgtccatgtgatgAAACAGAAGAAGTGCCACTATATTGGGAACTGCTCTTTTGCGCACAGTTtggaagagagagatgtgtggacCTACATGAAGAACAACAGTT TGAGAGACATGCAACAGATGTACGAATTGTGGCTGTCACTGACCAATCAGAACCGTCGTTCAGATGGCACCTTGATGACTCCACCCCCTGATGACAAACAGAATACTATGCCAACTGACTACACTGAGTCAATG GCCGGGAGGCAGTTGTCTGGAAGTGGGGATCTGTGA
- the zc3h7bb gene encoding zinc finger CCCH domain-containing protein 7B isoform X1 translates to MDPERLKRKEEIEKALGFIQSSLPFPDPEGYEAFLTQLVCNLLDEGNTVFRDGDWRQAAMHYSEGVNVARYAQSEALVIPPELLESLYVNRAAAHYHLGEYERGVQDCDSALCVSEGSRRALYRKALCLRELGRLREAYECGTGCLLTAPHDRQVTELAKDLATKLGLKIRKAYVSPQVESTTSRPDSNGETAPSAGETSPNGLESLTDIGSDLSNAQCIPAPLATPIPVSDDPPLPSLSPIVPQESPESPSQGPAGRVQYSVPVSEHMGECVMNKDLDSMLENIPKGSEDSVNPVQGAIPTNLPNTAVGLRTPYPSALPPPSTPTYFSSAVSPLTPLHPFSALGQSESSPGSLEPLIPFGSGVGDGGGRARAGSLGAEGLDSLSEYTLPAGRASTSFIPGLRNHSAIHTNGLAATNLSLLSRNPLAATHEFRQACNACYSRIGPRVMDYKYQPEAAHRCKRDVLLCRLKTSDDNTWKRIRPRPARNNFLGAFVLCKEVQERQECQYGENCTFAYCQEEIDVWTQERKGALSRELLFDPLGTNERRALSVTRLLQIHMGMFMFLCEECFDSKPRIISKRSKENLGVCSNLTARHPFDDNKCLVHVVRSANVRYSKIRPLHPLCQFDVCRHEVRYGCQREDSCSFAHSVIELKCWVLQQDTGITHEEMVQESKRHWQRLEQNAQRQKPMHVPHQTTTSSNAVSSAGVGSAGVVGGGGDSIGGGVSGGGSCGRSRGLNLKMKFVCGQCWREGQVNEPDKALKYCTAKAKHSWTKERRVLLVKSFEKKKWVVVRPLPFSRTYPQQYDMCVHVMKQKKCHYIGNCSFAHSLEERDVWTYMKNNSLRDMQQMYELWLSLTNQNRRSDGTLMTPPPDDKQNTMPTDYTESMAGRQLSGSGDL, encoded by the exons ATGGATCCTGAGAGACTGAAGCGAAAGGAGGAGATCGAGAAAGCCCTTGGATTCATTCA GTCATCATTGCCTTTCCCTGACCCTGAGGGTTATGAG GCTTTTTTGACCCAGTTAGTGTGCAATTTGTTGGATGAAGGTAACACTGTGTTTCGCGATGGAGACTGGAGGCAAGCGGCCATGCACTACAGTGAAGGAGTGAACGTAGCCCGCTACGCTCAATCTGAAGCGCTGGTCATCCCTCCAGAACTGCTGGAGAGTCTCTACGTCAACAGGGCAGCCGCACACTACCACCTT GGGGAGTACGAGCGGGGCGTGCAGGACTGCGACAGCGCGCTGTGCGTGTCTGAAGGCAGCCGCAGGGCGCTCTACAGGAAAGCTCTGTGCCTTCGAGAGCTGGGCCGTCTGCGAGAGGCCTACGAGTGTGGAACTGGCTGCCTGCTCACGGCCCCTCAC GACAGACAAGTTACAGAGCTGGCTAAGGACCTTGCTACCAAACTTGGCTTGAAAATCCGCAAAGCATACGTCAGCCCTCAG GTTGAATCTACGACATCTAGGCCAGACAGTAATGGAGAAACTGCTCCATCGGCGGGGGAG acgTCCCCAAATGGTCTCGAGTCTTTAACAGACATCGGCTCAG ACTTGTCCAATGCCCAGTGCATCCCTGCACCTTTGGCAACCCCAATCCCCGTCAGCGACGACCCTCCTCTGCCATCGCTGAGTCCCATAGTGCCCCAAGAGAGCCCAGAGAGCCCCAGCCAGGGGCCAGCGGGACGGGTGCAGTATTCTGTGCCCGTGTCCGAGCACATGGGGGAATGTGTGATGAACAAGGACCTGGACAGCATGCTGGAGAACATTCCTAAAGGATCCGAGGACAGCGTG AACCCTGTTCAGGGAGCCATCCCTACTAACCTCCCCAACACTGCAGTGGGGCTGCGCACCCCATACCCGTCCGCTCTGCCGCCCCCATCCACCCCCACTTACTTCAGCTCCGCCGTCAGCCCCCTCACCCCGCTCCATCCCTTCTCGGCGCTGGGCCAGAGCGAGAGCTCCCCCGGTAGCCTGGAGCCCTTGATCCCTTTCGGCTCTGGGGTGGGAGACGGAGGAGGCAGGGCCCGTGCGGGCTCGCTGGGGGCCGAGGGTCTGGACTCTCTGTCCGAGTACACGCTGCCAG CAGGAAGAGCCTCTACCAGCTTCATCCCTGGGTTGCGAAATCACAGTGCCATTCACACG AACGGCTTGGCGGCCACCAACCTTTCCCTGTTGTCCCGGAACCCACTGGCCGCCACCCACGAGTTTCGGCAGGCCTGCAACGCCTGCTACAGCCGCATAG GTCCTCGCGTCATGGATTACAAGTACCAGCCCGAAGCAGCTCATCGCTGCAAGAGAGACGTGCTCCTCTGTCGCCTCAAAACGTCCGACGACAACACGTGGAAGAGGATCCGGCCGCGTCCTGCCCGCAATAACTTCCTCGGAGCGTTCGTGCTTTGCAAAG AGGTGCAGGAGCGTCAGGAGTGCCAGTACGGGGAGAACTGCACCTTCGCCTACTGCCAGGAGGAGATCGACGTGTGGACCCAGGAGAGGAAGGGAGCTTTGAGCCGAGAGCTCCTCTTCGACCCGCTGGGCACAAACGAGAGGAGGGCCCTCAGCGTCACCCGCCTGCTGCAGATACACATGGGCATGTTCATGTTCCTCTGTGAG GAATGTTTTGACAGCAAGCCTCGGATTATAAGCAAACGCAGCAAAGAGAATCTGGGAGTCTGCTCCAACCTTACTGCCAGACATCCTTTTGATGATAATAA GTGCCTGGTGCACGTGGTCCGCTCGGCTAACGTGCGCTACAGTAAGATTCGGCCCCTGCACCCTCTGTGCCAGTTTGACGTGTGCCGCCATGAGGTGCGCTACGGCTGCCAGAGGGAGGACAGCTGCTCCTTCGCTCACTCCGTCATTGAGCTGAAGTGCTGGGTGCTGCAGCAGGACACGg GTATCACCCATGAGGAGATGGTGCAGGAGTCTAAGAGACACTGGCAGAGACTGGAGCAGAATGCACAGAGACAGAAG CCCATGCATGTGCCTCATCagaccaccaccagcagcaacGCGGTCAGCAGCGCTGGCGTCGGAAGCGCTGGCGTGGTCGGAGGGGGTGGGGACAGCATCGGGGGCGGAGTCTCAGGAGGAGGCagctgtgggcggagccgcggGCTCAACCTGAAGATGAAGTTCGTGTGCGGCCAGTGCTGGCGGGAGGGCCAGGTCAACGAGCCGGACAAAGCTCTGAAATATTGCACTGCCAAAGCCAAACACAG CTGGACAAAAGAACGCCGGGTGCTGTTGGTGAAGTCGTTTGAGAAGAAAAAGTGGGTCGTAGTACGGCCTTTGCCTTTCTCTCGGACATACCCCCAGCAGTATGAC atgtgtgtccatgtgatgAAACAGAAGAAGTGCCACTATATTGGGAACTGCTCTTTTGCGCACAGTTtggaagagagagatgtgtggacCTACATGAAGAACAACAGTT TGAGAGACATGCAACAGATGTACGAATTGTGGCTGTCACTGACCAATCAGAACCGTCGTTCAGATGGCACCTTGATGACTCCACCCCCTGATGACAAACAGAATACTATGCCAACTGACTACACTGAGTCAATG GCCGGGAGGCAGTTGTCTGGAAGTGGGGATCTGTGA